Sequence from the Solea senegalensis isolate Sse05_10M unplaced genomic scaffold, IFAPA_SoseM_1 scf7180000014592, whole genome shotgun sequence genome:
TTACATGagagattagatttttttttttagacctcAGCATCTTTTAGACGTCCGTGCAAAGTTAAAAATGCACGATTTttccatttattcacaacatagagaacaaagtgcgtAAAGTCTATGCGGACCTATTAAGCAAGACCACATGTATTAACCTACCATAGTATAAAAATACTCATGTCTGGGtgctaaataaacaaaattgtgATTGTTTAATattgaatacattaaaatagcatgcaataaataaagttatattaatgCCGTGCTATTTTCATTCCAACAAAATGGTTTTGATTAAGAACATCTCAGTGAGCCGGTTAAAACATTTCTTGCAACTCAAAACATTGTGAAATGTAGATCTTTTTGACAATACATTTTTGATATATTGCGCAGCTCTACTAGTGTGAACCCGTTTCAGGTCAAATGCTCAGATTATGGTTGACAGGCACACTGTAAGATTATCAAGCATGACACAGTATCAGACACAATCACAGACATTTCTGGAGTGTAGTCTTGCAGTGAAATATCCCATTTGGCTGTGCTACTTTAGATCTCTGAGGCAGAAGCTGGATGAACAGTATTTATACTGCAGTGAGTCAAACAGGAAGAACTGGttggttattacattattatagaCCACCATCTCTCTACAACGCACTACAATTAGACTGACCCAGCTCTGATACACCTGGGACAAGAGTCTGCACGTCCTCCACTCGCCTACTCTCCTCCAGTTTTATCGTCTATCACTATGTCTCTGCACCTCCACCCtgacttcttctttcttctttttatatcTGCCTAAAGTGTCGGAAATTATAGAGAACATCGCagggaaaaaaattatttaacaAATACTAGCGGTACAGCGGCTTTCTTGCTTTTTATTACAGCAATCTTGGTTTTCAGTTTAATGGTCAGTAAAAGTATCTGTGCAGACCTGGTAAGGGCCAGACAGGAACTGACATGATTTCTATACTGCCCTACCATTCTAGCTGCTCACTCAAGACACTGATTCCATTATTATGTAGTAAGAATGGCTCAATTCTAGGTCTGAGAATCGAGAATTGGAAATTTAGTAGAATTGAATACCGTCTACTCAGATCAATGTGATCAAAATCCCTAAAGGGAGtataattgcaaacaaacaatatGTCTACAAGGACAGGACATGGGCACCTATATTTTAATACAATGTCACACTCATCTTGTATTGCTAACCTgggcagcagagaggaaaatgGACCACAGGAAACAGTCAAAAATGAGACtgcagtgagacagagatggTGGTCTGTAACCTGTCAAGACTCGCTTTCCCGTGGTACTGAAATTGAAAATTGGACTTGTGGTGtagtatttacatgtttataaatgcatcagattttatttttatatatatatatatatatatatatatccaatTCAGttattttgaccagtattggactgataccAATACTGAGTATGGGTTTGGCTCATCCCTATAATGTAATGAGAACAGATTTCTGGGAGTGCCCAGTTTCCTTCTAGGGCTCACGCATTTGTCACAACAAAATAGCCACAGTTCAATGGAAGTGCACAACAAGGGTGAAACTAGACACTCACAGACAGGTTTCACTCTCAGGTGAAAGGCATGCAGGTAAACTAATCCTGTCTGAGGAGCCAGTGTAGCTACCAACACTGTACTGCAGAGGAAGCCAACATAAAGGCACCACCATCCCCAAATCTGCCTCATCAGCACTCACTGCAGTCACCACCACTACTACATTCCACGCAATTACACGACCTGATCCACAGCTTCAGTGATGTCACCTCACCTGCCTTCAGGCTTAAAAGCAAGACAAGAAAAATCTCAAGCAGAAATCCTCCTTCAGATTTGGACCACGCCCTTAAATCAACACTGAGTGCTGCTGGACAGATAGAGAACCCttgtgaacacacatacactcctTATCACCTGAACTGAAGATTTTTTTGTCAGCAGACTTTATGACTACCCACTTAACTAAAGAGTAGTACAATCCCTACTACCAGCCTTGAGCCCACGAGCGCTTTACCTCTCGCTGTCATACAGCATCCTCGAAGACTCGTTCCATCCTGCCCATCATCTTTCTGAAATGTTGCCCTCTGGCAAAAGTTccaggtcctttttttttttaccccagaGCCATAATCACGCTGAACAATGAACTCAAAAGACCTCTCAACATGAGACAATActttacctttatttttttcactgcaCTGTTATTGTGCAATACTGcaattttaaagtgaaatgagcatttcttttttacttaATTATCTTCCTCAAATGCGTACGTCGGCTGATTGAACGATTGTGGGGTTAAATTATTAATGTATACAATTATTACTAATTTAATGTATGAGTCCATTTCCTAACAGTGCACCTGGATTTCGTTGTGTATTATTACAGTCTATACagtatctaatctaatccaactGTCTAAGCTGTAGTCTTTCGCCAACTCTTCATATTCTCCTAAAGGCAAAATAGgcaaaaacacacttaagttATAAGATAAATGTAAGTGTTTACGGCATAAAAATGGCATAAACTTGGCTGCCTCACCTTCTTACCTTCCACTGACACAGCAAACCACGCAAGCTAACGTGTTTACGATTACCTCACCGATAGTTTCACCATATTTATTTGAATTGCCATCACCTACTAACCAAGCAAAACCAAGTCGTTTGTCGAACGCTTACTTTGGCCACTTGGCTCCTACATCGAAACCGTGAGAAGTCGCCAAACTGGGTGTGATATAGACAAGATGCTAACTCGTTAGCCTCTGCAGTGGAGTGAAGTTGCTAGCACTTTAGCTCAACTAGTGAGCTTCATAGCAACCTAAAGTGTCAGTGCGTAAAACTCACTGGCTCAATTCTCCAGACATACGAGCTACTGTACGTCTCTTCTTACCTGAGGCGAACGGGAACGAGCTAGTGTTTCCCCCGGCGAAGACCAGACTTTCCAGTGAAAGCGATTCCTTCAGCGCTggatgattttctctctgactgAACCCAAGCAAGGGCGGCAACACAGGAAGAGAGCCGCGGCGCATTACGTGAGCGACGGCTGGACGAGCCAATAGACAGCGAGCATGCAAGGCCCGCCCTCTTTATCCGGGAGAGCCAATGAAGTGATAGAGAGGGAAGGCgagcatgaaataaaatatctacttttattgtcaaattCAGATGTCTTTAATAGGGGGTTCGCGACCCCTAGGGGGTCCGCGGGGGTACTGCGGGGGGCTGCCACATTTTTGGCTGATTGGAGACATCttcttatattttttaatatatatatatgtatacatatatatatttacatatatatacatatatatttatttattttttccgcACAAATTTGAAGGTCTTTTAATACATATTAACAAGAACATATGGCTTGATGATTTACTGTCCCAGTACATTTTTCACGTAAAAACTAATTATTTTAATAGCtcagtactgtatgtacaataACAAGCAGTCATTGGTATCAGTTAACAAGGTATGTTTAAAGATGGTAGTGGCACAGTAAAACACATCTGACCAATAAATCTGTGCCAATGCACGTTGTCATTCACTCTCCACGGTGATATTATGTAAATATCTTagttatagtgttttttttatattttcttacatttttatataccTATTTTATCGATTCAACTTTTACTATTGTGAATCTACAGGATCTCTTTTAATATCCTTattgtgttgggttttttctttcttaactCTGCTGTAACAGGAGAGTTGTGAACTATAAAAAATGGATACATAAAAGtaaattgacacatttttaaacaaactgcACAAACTAAATTAGTTGGTCGGTtgtcgtgttgttgttttttctaacAGCAGTTGGCATCTCTAATATTGTATCACTGCCTTTCtctggatttaatcatccatTAAGTGGAGTGGAGTTGAGCGGagtgcaataaaacaaatcctAATAATTAGAATCACcatatctctcgctccatcttaatctaatttcactatatacaaaaaacatttgtctttagTTAAGCCCGTACTTTACCTTTGACTGTTAAGATCAAGCAGAGCTTATCTTCTTTGACAACACGGTACAACACAGTAGTGGAGCTAGAATTTCACGTTCCCCTGAGTCCTCCCCTCCCACATCAGTCAATATGAGCTGTGTAACAAGATGCCTTACACGTAGCACAGAAGTCTTGAGAGGAGAGGGGTGGGTGATGAAATAGATATCAGTAACCCAATGCAGCAATAAGAATAATAGTAATCAAGTAATGGGGGTACAAATTTCAATTTAGATTTGATTCGTGCACGTTAACACTAAAGGTGGCATCAAGCTAACAGCTGTTATTCACTTGAATTTATCCGGTCGGAACAATGGCCTTTCTGCAAGTTTgagtgcgtgggttttctccacacacacacacaatttgccTATTATGCAAATTGGATACTctaattgaccacaggtgtgagagtggatggttgtttatctatgtttatgtggccctgtgatggactgacgacctgtccagggacGTACagcgcctttcaccctatgtcagtcGGGATTGGCAACAGCGACCCCCACATGACCCTCATGTTACCTTAAGTTCCTAAAGTTACAAaaaagatggatggacattTATTTCAGAATGACAGGTGATTCTTACATTCTAACATTTACACTATCTATTCATGTTATGCACGACGTAGAAAAGGAACTTGGCTTGCGACTGGAAGGTTGCCAGCTGCCAGGGCTGAAAAAGATCATATTCCATTTGACTTGTATTGTCTTGTCATAAAGGATAAAATAGAATTTAGATTTGGACCAAATGTGTCACCAGTCTGAACTCATGTACCATGTCAAATGCTGCCTTTACTGTGGCAAACACCGCCACCATGTGGCTGTTACATGTCAGGGATCTCAAGTTTTGAAGTCAGTTCAGAGTGAGATTTCGTCGGGAAGGGCAGGGGTAGGTGAGGGGTGTCGGTGGTGTGTGTTGTAGGCGTTGGTGGCAGATTTTGAGGCCTTCAGGATGGGGGTAGGGGGCTCCCACTTGAAGCAATGTGGTTCCGGGCCTGCCATTTTAACTGCGATGATTGAAGAGAGAGTGCCGTCAAGGGCCAAGCTGtctctggtcttggtctcgtTTAACCCGACCATGGAGAAAACCCTCTCTGCATCGGCGCTGGAGTGAGGGAGCACCAAAACTAGTTCTGCAATCTTGGATAGCCTGGCAAACTGGCTCAGACCAGtgacctttgaaaaaaaaaaagagcagagggCCTCAATTACTTGAACGTTTTGCTTTCAATACATTAGTTAATTAAATGTGTATGTCTCGTGGTGCCAAATATTTCTTACCTTGTTTTTGGTTGAGGACATTCTCCCCCAAAACTCCTCCACATCAAAGGTGGACGGATCTTGGGGCATGGGGATATCCATGAGTTGATACTCAAGGAACTCCTCGCTCACCTTATTGTGTTCCCGCGGCCCATGGAACGGAAGTAGTTCATGAAATCTGAAAAAGAGCATAATGTTTAGAGAACTGATTAAGACAGAGTGGgccgccatcatcatcatcacggaCTTAATCTGCTCAATATGTTGAAACCCTTGCCTGTCTACAAAGTATAGGGCATCTTCCACGCCACATTCAGCCCTCTGCTGCACATCAACAAATTTTGCATGCTGAAGAAGGGCCTCCTTCAGGGGGAGTTTGTTGATCGCGTACTCCACAGCCCTGACCAGGAATGCCAGTGATGCCTGCTGGAATTGTTGAACCTCCTGAGGTGTGAGGTCTCCAGCCTCAAGGAGCCTGTTGAGGGTAGCTCTGGTGGTAAAGCCAACATCCAGCTTTTCTCCTaccagagggagaaaagagagagagcgaaagaatCAAATACAGGTAGTTTGAATAATATCTGTGGGTTTCCTTACAGCAATCAGGAACGACCACAATTGCTAACTTGAATACCCATTTTATGCATTTTCCATCACATCAGTGATACAACGCAACTCATAACAATCTTCACAAACAGTGTATTTGTGGTCAGTGAACATACAGGTGTATCTCCTTTTGTGAGACTTGAAAAGCATTACCCGGCAGTTGGTTCAGTGGGTCCTTGTAGTGGATGTCATGGACTTGTCGGCTCTGTAGTAGTGCTGCTGGCTTCATGAACCTCGCACACAACTCCAAGATGAACGTTGTCATCTACAAAATTGTATTTCATATAAGATTTGAAAAAAGAATATAACAgctaagaaaaaaagagcaaaccAGATAGCCCCCAACCCTTCCATTTTACCTCTCCATGGAGCTGGAATATGGAGGATTTTTCTCTCTGGAAGAGGAGGTTCAGTGGCGAGAACACTGGCAGTGTGGCTTGGAAGAAGAGGAGGTAGATTTCAGTCAAAGGGTTGGAAAATGCATCCACCAGCCTTCTAAACCTTGGTTGTTTCtcatctgtaaataaaaaaaggtacatATTTTGTCTTCTATAACAATCTTGTACTCGTGTCAATGAAATATGTAACCTACCGAAAGACTTGAAATAGCTGGTGAGTGGCCCATACTGCTGCAGAATGCGTGTAACACAGGTTTCCAGGCTTAACCATTGCTCTGAAATGTGCGGCAGCGTTTCCATGTATTCGCTTCCATGGAAGTCACAAAattctggaagaaaaaaaaaaaaaattatatatatatatacatatatatatatatatatatatatatatatatatatatatatatatatatacatataatatatatatatatatatatatatatatatataacataaataacaaaccAATTAAAATGTTCTGCACTATAACACTAGACATGGTTGAATCACAAACCTGCTGAGTAGCCTTTACTGTTGGTGCTTCCCTTAAACCAGTATCCAACATCCACAGCCAGATCTTCTGGATCAAATCCAGATATCTGCAATACATGACATGAACGCAAAGATTTATTACACCACCATACAACAAACTTTTTTACTTGGCATTAGGCTTAACAGGAAAGCATACATGTTTAAACTTACTTCCAAAAACCGCTGTCCAGCCTGTCTGGCAGTGTTGTGAATGATATGGCAGGGGCATCCATGTAAGTAAAtgctgttattttccttcagcATTCTGCCTGAAATGGAATTTTTGGCACCTGTATTTACAGGTGCATTGTCAATTGACAGACCAACACAATTTCTCCAAGGTATGTTATTTTCCCGCAAGACGTCgttgatttttttatatataacttCAGCTGTGCCAGAGCTTCgtccactggtggtacacatatcCAGAAATCTGTGGACAACTTTGGTGGTGTCAAATATCCTTACAGTGATGGGATTCATCTTCTCAAGTCCTGCAACAAccacaataatagtaatataataactttttttatatattaataaaacagtttgacaaacaaagcagaagcAGGACACTCAGGAACAATTATGACAATGTGAAGTACCCTCATGTCAGACAGAAACAGATCATGTTAAAAAGGATGATAagcaaacaaatggaaatagaaataattacttaattaaaattaataagAGCAATAAAAAGATGTCGTCTAAGAACAGAATAGAAACAGATATGAAATGTAAGACCAATGAGTAATTACATACGTAgagtaaaatacagaaaaaactaggaagattaaataaataaagaaatgataaattaaaaagataaatattaaaaagtaaaaaaggagacaccatcacaaaaaaatctataaaagtGGGTTTTAAGACCGCATAACTAAACCTACACATTCTACAGaaattgtgtgagtgtgaatgacgTGTGCAtgtagaaatggaaaaaaacccaaaaacatatAAAGTAGCTGTCAAAGTCATACCTGTATCATTTGAGCCATCTGTGACAAGTGTGAAGGGATTCTTCCTCATCTTTGTCACCAACCCATTTCTAATACGTGGTGCCACTGCTTTGTTGATGATGCACGCTGTCTTGGTGCTGGCACTCTTGACGTTCGGAGCCGTGGGGGAGTCTTTAAAACATTCCTTGTACAACAGACTGATATGGTCCGCAACTGCAAATGGCACATTGTGCTGCACCATTGCAACGGCCACCTTCACCTCAGAAGCTGGTGGAGTAAAAAATTGTGCAACACTGCCGGCCGAGTTAAGAGCCTGTTCTTTGGCCCGATGTCGCTTACTTTCGATGTGCCTGCTTACGTCCCTCACGCCTTGATGGACACAGGAGTTCTCTTGTCTGCAGACAGAGCACCAGTAGTAGGAGCTGGTGGTACCTAATGTAATGAATGGCCATTTGATTGACCATTCATTCTTAAAAGAACACCTGTAAGTGGCCGCTCCAGACaatcctctctttcttcctgttTCCCGTGAGTCTTCTTCTAACTCCACCActatctcctccactgcctcctCCACAGTCTCCTCCTCTGACCTGGCAACCTTTTTAGGAGGCTGACCCTTGAGAGGGAAGCATGAAATAGTGCtcttttgcttcttcttcttcttccctgacATCTTTGAAACAATTAAATGCAATGATTAAATGTATGCATGGCCAGGATATCAaatctaaaaattaaatattacaactaaaagtagcctcctgactaaaatggactatgCAACGATAAAACTGTATTGCAACAGCACTACAAAAGGttcattcaaaaagaaaagaaacaacaaaaacagatgatgggAATATGATTACAATAGTGTAAGGACAATAAATGATAAAAGGATAAGCCACTCCCCTTCCTGTATATTTTTCAAGTTATTTCGTTTTAAATGTTAAGGGTGATAATGTCCACTAATTGTTCGGTATAGCAGTGTAGCTCACACAATAGTAGCCgtgctccagtttctgtgatgaggAGCACAGAGAGGTGTGGTTCCTCAttttggccacaaggtggagtTTCCGCTAAATTGAGCCCTGCTCAGGAGTAAACAAAGCAAGCACCTGCACCGTAGTGCTAAGCGCAGTGTTGGGCAGTAGTGGCGTAAGTAGTGCAGCATTACTAGTTTCACTACATTCCTCAGTAACGTGGTCGTAACGCTGCTGTTTTCTACATCAAATAGTAGTAAAGTAACAGTAGTAAAGTAGTGAAGCTACTTAAGTGGTCAATGTGAGCTTACTCAAACATTATTACCTGGACACAATATTCCCCACAAAATCAGCTGTCGTTATTTTTGTGATCAAAGTAGTAATTTCGTTCAGGAAATACCAAATCAAATGATGTGATGACTTACTGTACTGTAGGCTACTGCATCGTCTTCTTTGGAAAGTTGTAGGGATCACGTAAATTTTACCCGGAtacaaaaatgctattttttgaTTGGCTGGTGCGTGGCAAGCTTCTTCTGAACTCTGAACTTGATAGTTGCCGGTGCCAGATTCCCATTGCCAGACATGTCGTCAATTCTTATCGTACTACGGCCCTCAGTACGTCACTTCCGGCACCACAGCCCTCCGAAAAATCctcaaacacagttaaaaaataGCGGTGCAGCTTGGTGGGCGTTGTCCTAGTAATTTTCTCTGCGTGAGAAATACAAGGTATGAGTGTGCGAACTGGTTGAAATGCGTGTGTCTCACGCCCAAATGCGTGAGACTTGAGAGCTTGAGAGCCTCGGCTCGGTCTTGACCCCGGAAATAAAACCTTTCTTCTAAGCCCGGTATTGACTTTTGTTTCCGGTCGGTCACgttgtgctgttgctgctcagAAATGGCGGATATGGATGAATTGTTCGGCAGTGACGGAGACAGCGACAATGAGCAGCGAGGTAAACAACCTTTTAATTTCAGCCGCCCTCAATGTGTTTTATTAGAGAGCCAGGGATTTGTTGCTTCGTTATTCGGAGCAGGGAGTAATTTTTAGGAAGAAAAGGCGCTGCTTGTAAAGTACCTGGACGATGTGTCGTATTTTCTCATACGTTATCCTTCATGGAAAACAGTAATAACTAGTAGGATTTTGTTAACGGAATCACAGTCCTCGTGAAGCGGTGAATTTAATTTGCTTACATATAAATGATCAATCTTTCAACGACTAAGTTCTATTTTAGCTGAGAATATTCACCCCGCTGTTTACGTGTAAATCTGTTCAGTGTTGAGCGATATCATTAACTAGAATGCGTTTACCAAATATGTTGTTAATTTtacactttattaggaacagcCCTCAACTTGCTCTAAACTGTACCCGTACTAGTGCTCAGTTTTGATTGACCGTGTCAGACAGGGTTATTAATACTTtatacttgtgtttgtgttgtcacaTATGCATATTAGAATTTCCTGTCATGATTATTCTGGctaaaaataattgtgattcacaatattattgcaaaaatttaaaataatgtgtcttgaaattgtatttttctattgcTTGGTTAACATAAACAGGCAGTACTTATCCATATTATCACCCACTGTGATCTGATTAACTATGCATGACCAGAAAATAAACTGCTTTCTTGTGTTACAGAGTCTGGCTCCGGGTCTGGTTCTGACTCAGAGCAGGAGCGGCATCAGTCTGCCAGCAATGCCTCGGGCAGTGGCAGTGACAGCGAGCGTGGAcgaggagatgatgatgatgacgacgaagAGGAAGGCCAGGAGGCAGGAAAATCTAGCATGAATAAGGTGTGGACCTCCTGTTTTAAGCACAAACTGCACAATGGCCAGCCTCACACTTCAGTTTATAAATCACATCAAATTATTGCATTTAACTCGAACTTCCAAATGACTTCCAAATGGTAATAGTGTTGGAAAAACAAGAAGTTTTTCACAGcagtaaaactgttttttaattaCACTTAGTCCCCACATTACACATATGACCAGTTTTAAATTTTATTACAGAATAGTGTAAGTAGCTCCGTCCACGCTGTATTGACTTGAACTGACTCTGCTTGGAGTTGCCTTCATAATACATATTGGCATCAAAACCAAACTCCTAGGAACTCTCTTTTAAATAATTTGCCTTTAATGTCTTTGACTTTGTTCTACGCCCACTGTTTCCCATCCAAAGAGCACTTTGGATGTCCACTATTGTGTACTGCAGTAGTGCTTGTGCACCCAAAGTCTGGAAATCGATTGATTGAAAGTTGGCTTGTTTTGCGACCACTCACGTGTCATGATAGGGACCTATGCTTCTGCTCAAGTTACTCACCTTTCTTTTTGCCCCATAGGAACTTTTTGGAGATGACAGTGAGGATGAACAGCATAGTCAGCACAGTCAGCATAGTCGGCACAGTCAGCACAGTCAACGCAGTCAACACAGCGCCAGTGACAACCTGTCAGAGCGCTCAGGGAATCAATCGGATGCCAGCATCCAGTCAGACCAGGGGGACAACGATCACTCAGACGCAGAGCAGCACAGCGGCTCGGAGCGTGGCCACcgagatgatgatgaagatgacgagGACAGGGGCCACCGCTCAGATGGAGGAAGCCCAGCTGAAGGAAGCCCAGCTGAAGGAAGCCCGGCTGGAGGAAGCCCAGCTGAAGGGAGCCTGGCTGGAGGAAGCCCAGCTGGCAGTGGTATGTCTGGAGCAGGTAGCCCTCGCTCTGAGAGGGGCAGCGTGCGTTCAGACCGAAGGTACAACATCACAACTCTGGATACAACTCACTGTTTTACTGAGATAAAACCTCATATAAACACACTTATTATCCTTTAAGAGGACAAGACATATTCTTCTATGTATGTT
This genomic interval carries:
- the LOC122761339 gene encoding uncharacterized protein LOC122761339 isoform X2, translated to MSGKKKKKQKSTISCFPLKGQPPKKVARSEEETVEEAVEEIVVELEEDSRETGRKRGLSGAATYRCSFKNEWSIKWPFITLGTTSSYYWCSVCRQENSCVHQGVRDVSRHIESKRHRAKEQALNSAGSVAQFFTPPASEVKVAVAMVQHNVPFAVADHISLLYKECFKDSPTAPNVKSASTKTACIINKAVAPRIRNGLVTKMRKNPFTLVTDGSNDTGLEKMNPITVRIFDTTKVVHRFLDMCTTSGRSSGTAEVIYKKINDVLRENNIPWRNCVGLSIDNAPVNTGAKNSISGRMLKENNSIYLHGCPCHIIHNTARQAGQRFLEISGFDPEDLAVDVGYWFKGSTNSKGYSAEFCDFHGSEYMETLPHISEQWLSLETCVTRILQQYGPLTSYFKSFATLPVFSPLNLLFQREKSSIFQLHGEMTTFILELCARFMKPAALLQSRQVHDIHYKDPLNQLPGEKLDVGFTTRATLNRLLEAGDLTPQEVQQFQQASLAFLVRAVEYAINKLPLKEALLQHAKFVDVQQRAECGVEDALYFVDRFHELLPFHGPREHNKVSEEFLEYQLMDIPMPQDPSTFDVEEFWGRMSSTKNKVTGLSQFARLSKIAELVLVLPHSSADAERVFSMVGLNETKTRDSLALDGTLSSIIAVKMAGPEPHCFKWEPPTPILKASKSATNAYNTHHRHPSPTPALPDEISL
- the LOC122761339 gene encoding uncharacterized protein LOC122761339 isoform X3; translated protein: MLKENNSIYLHGCPCHIIHNTARQAGQRFLEISGFDPEDLAVDVGYWFKGSTNSKGYSAEFCDFHGSEYMETLPHISEQWLSLETCVTRILQQYGPLTSYFKSFDEKQPRFRRLVDAFSNPLTEIYLLFFQATLPVFSPLNLLFQREKSSIFQLHGEMTTFILELCARFMKPAALLQSRQVHDIHYKDPLNQLPGEKLDVGFTTRATLNRLLEAGDLTPQEVQQFQQASLAFLVRAVEYAINKLPLKEALLQHAKFVDVQQRAECGVEDALYFVDRFHELLPFHGPREHNKVSEEFLEYQLMDIPMPQDPSTFDVEEFWGRMSSTKNKVTGLSQFARLSKIAELVLVLPHSSADAERVFSMVGLNETKTRDSLALDGTLSSIIAVKMAGPEPHCFKWEPPTPILKASKSATNAYNTHHRHPSPTPALPDEISL
- the LOC122761339 gene encoding uncharacterized protein LOC122761339 isoform X1, which codes for MSGKKKKKQKSTISCFPLKGQPPKKVARSEEETVEEAVEEIVVELEEDSRETGRKRGLSGAATYRCSFKNEWSIKWPFITLGTTSSYYWCSVCRQENSCVHQGVRDVSRHIESKRHRAKEQALNSAGSVAQFFTPPASEVKVAVAMVQHNVPFAVADHISLLYKECFKDSPTAPNVKSASTKTACIINKAVAPRIRNGLVTKMRKNPFTLVTDGSNDTGLEKMNPITVRIFDTTKVVHRFLDMCTTSGRSSGTAEVIYKKINDVLRENNIPWRNCVGLSIDNAPVNTGAKNSISGRMLKENNSIYLHGCPCHIIHNTARQAGQRFLEISGFDPEDLAVDVGYWFKGSTNSKGYSAEFCDFHGSEYMETLPHISEQWLSLETCVTRILQQYGPLTSYFKSFDEKQPRFRRLVDAFSNPLTEIYLLFFQATLPVFSPLNLLFQREKSSIFQLHGEMTTFILELCARFMKPAALLQSRQVHDIHYKDPLNQLPGEKLDVGFTTRATLNRLLEAGDLTPQEVQQFQQASLAFLVRAVEYAINKLPLKEALLQHAKFVDVQQRAECGVEDALYFVDRFHELLPFHGPREHNKVSEEFLEYQLMDIPMPQDPSTFDVEEFWGRMSSTKNKVTGLSQFARLSKIAELVLVLPHSSADAERVFSMVGLNETKTRDSLALDGTLSSIIAVKMAGPEPHCFKWEPPTPILKASKSATNAYNTHHRHPSPTPALPDEISL